The following are encoded together in the Geobacter sulfurreducens PCA genome:
- a CDS encoding DMT family transporter, which translates to MIQAQTAAPPHAKVTAILLFTTLMWGGSFLFNKIGMREVPPVHFFFFRFALAALLMGGVCLPRLARLNRHIAVRGAVVGLALAAVNLTFVLGVSGTTISRAGYLNNLFVLFIPLLTFALWRERVDRVTFGGIALAVVGLWALASGGAEGFNQGDLLSTVCALFIAIHIIAVSRVLRDEDVYLVTFVQFVTVAAVGLVLCLVLPWPEFTIGRAGAWSLAYCALFPTVICFTLQNAYQRFTTPTRAGLIYTLDPVWSMLFGVFILGERLTPRELAGCVLILMAVAGPLLARLYLEQRHRRLYRLDGAEGT; encoded by the coding sequence ATGATCCAGGCTCAGACCGCGGCACCGCCGCACGCAAAGGTAACGGCTATCCTCCTGTTCACCACTCTCATGTGGGGGGGGAGCTTCCTCTTCAACAAGATCGGGATGCGCGAGGTGCCTCCGGTCCACTTTTTCTTCTTCCGGTTCGCCCTGGCGGCGCTCCTCATGGGGGGGGTCTGCCTGCCGCGTCTGGCGCGCCTCAACCGCCACATCGCCGTGCGCGGAGCAGTGGTCGGCCTGGCCCTGGCCGCGGTGAACCTCACCTTCGTCCTCGGCGTGTCGGGCACCACCATCTCCCGGGCCGGGTACCTGAACAACCTCTTTGTCCTCTTTATCCCGCTCCTTACGTTCGCCCTGTGGCGCGAGCGGGTCGACCGGGTGACCTTCGGCGGCATCGCCCTGGCCGTGGTCGGGCTCTGGGCCCTGGCCAGCGGTGGGGCCGAGGGATTCAATCAAGGGGATCTCCTCTCCACGGTCTGCGCCCTGTTCATCGCCATCCACATCATAGCCGTTTCCCGGGTGCTGCGGGACGAGGACGTCTATCTGGTGACCTTCGTGCAGTTCGTCACCGTGGCCGCCGTGGGGCTCGTCCTCTGCCTGGTTCTCCCCTGGCCGGAATTCACCATCGGCCGGGCCGGGGCCTGGTCCCTGGCGTACTGCGCCCTCTTTCCCACAGTCATCTGCTTTACCCTCCAGAACGCCTACCAGCGCTTCACCACCCCCACCAGGGCGGGGCTGATCTACACCCTCGACCCGGTCTGGAGCATGCTGTTCGGCGTCTTTATCCTGGGTGAGCGGCTCACCCCCCGCGAACTGGCGGGCTGTGTCCTCATCCTCATGGCCGTGGCCGGGCCGCTCCTGGCCCGGCTCTATCTGGAGCAGCGCCATCGGCGGCTCTACCGGCTCGATGGCGCCGAAGGGACCTAG
- a CDS encoding peptide chain release factor family protein, with translation MAPPTFAVSEEKNRWLRDKMAELGVSEADLEETFVRSSGAGGQHVNKTATCVQIRHRPTGIEVKCMKDRSQSVNRFLARREILERIERLNKGESPRDVRVEKLRKQKARRKRRATTKYDPEKDNQQ, from the coding sequence GTGGCGCCACCGACCTTTGCCGTGAGTGAAGAGAAAAACCGCTGGCTCCGGGACAAGATGGCCGAACTGGGGGTGAGCGAGGCGGACCTGGAGGAAACCTTTGTCCGCTCCTCCGGCGCCGGCGGCCAGCACGTGAACAAGACCGCCACCTGCGTCCAGATCCGGCATCGCCCCACCGGCATCGAAGTGAAGTGCATGAAGGACCGGAGCCAGTCCGTGAACCGCTTTCTGGCCCGGCGCGAGATCCTGGAGCGGATCGAACGGCTCAACAAGGGGGAGAGCCCCCGGGACGTCCGGGTCGAGAAGCTCCGGAAGCAGAAGGCGCGGCGGAAACGGCGGGCCACCACGAAATACGACCCAGAGAAGGACAATCAGCAATGA
- a CDS encoding endonuclease MutS2, with the protein MIRTETLRTLEFDKILSAVSGYAHSGATRDETALIRPLDDREAIVRRFGQVDEIRRLRQLGIDLSLRSFEDIAPLLAAVRPDGAVLDPTELVVLFPILRTMTAIAKQFAYRTDIPLLRELAGTLTGFPDLLDELEVSIDSEGEILDSASPLLSDLRQKKRHLTERIRRRLAEIVRETGVTTFLQDDFITQRGGRWVIPVRMDSKGMVPGVVHDVSNSGETAFMEPLEIIGLANELENLVAEEKAEMIRIVRTICRMIRQEADGLDEQFRILVRLDVLNGIALFADSLGAETPEITDARFIRVREGRHPLLALMARERGVGRVVPLDLGLGGAERPDSHVANQVMVITGPNAGGKTISLKTTGLLHLMALAGIPVPAASTSSFPLISDLLVDIGDEQSIEQSLSTFSAHVSNIAGILERADRRTVVLLDELGTGTEPVQGAAISCAVLADLQDKGALVIATTHLTDIVGFVHKRDGMVNASMEFDRQTLTPLYRLTVGEPGQSHALEIARRYGLPDRVVAVATGMLSRMETEFHELLAELKDQRRRHEEALAEAERLRRDAEEKARIARERLAEAETRRREATEKALQEAKEIVRAARRDVNAIIEEARREKSREARKKIDEAEAAVEAKLQEFHPEETLSLDAVREGDTVFVKAIGHDGTVTAVDRRTGRLRVRAGAMELEVAATDVSPRRGKATEAKIRTGSGRRPAPDAETPREINLIGLRVDDALARLEPFLNHASLEGYGELRIVHGKGTGALMRAVREYLDGHPLVREFRPGEPFEGGEGATVVTLR; encoded by the coding sequence ATGATCAGAACCGAAACCCTCCGTACCCTCGAATTCGATAAAATACTTTCGGCCGTGTCGGGCTACGCCCACAGCGGCGCCACGCGGGACGAAACCGCCCTGATCCGGCCCCTGGACGACCGGGAGGCCATTGTCCGGCGCTTCGGCCAGGTGGACGAGATCCGGCGGCTGCGCCAGCTGGGGATCGATCTTTCCCTCCGCTCCTTCGAGGACATCGCACCGCTGCTGGCGGCAGTCCGCCCCGACGGCGCGGTGCTGGACCCCACGGAGCTGGTGGTCCTGTTCCCGATCCTGCGGACCATGACCGCCATTGCCAAGCAGTTCGCCTACCGGACCGACATCCCCCTGCTGCGGGAACTGGCCGGCACCCTGACCGGCTTCCCCGACCTCCTGGACGAGCTGGAGGTATCCATCGACTCCGAGGGGGAGATCCTCGATTCCGCCTCGCCGCTCCTCTCGGACCTGCGCCAGAAGAAGCGCCACCTCACCGAGCGGATCAGGCGGCGGCTGGCCGAGATCGTCCGCGAGACCGGGGTCACCACCTTCCTCCAGGACGATTTCATCACCCAGCGGGGCGGGCGGTGGGTGATCCCGGTGCGGATGGATTCCAAGGGAATGGTCCCCGGCGTGGTGCACGACGTCTCCAATTCAGGCGAGACCGCCTTCATGGAGCCCCTGGAGATCATCGGCCTGGCCAACGAGCTGGAAAACCTGGTGGCTGAGGAAAAGGCCGAGATGATCCGCATCGTCCGGACCATCTGCCGGATGATCCGCCAGGAAGCCGACGGCCTGGATGAGCAGTTCCGCATTCTGGTCCGGCTTGACGTGCTGAACGGCATTGCCTTGTTCGCCGATTCCCTCGGCGCCGAGACCCCCGAGATCACCGACGCCCGCTTCATTCGGGTCCGGGAGGGGCGCCACCCGCTCCTGGCGCTCATGGCGCGGGAACGGGGGGTCGGCCGGGTGGTGCCGCTGGACCTGGGGCTGGGGGGAGCTGAACGTCCTGATTCGCATGTGGCGAATCAGGTCATGGTCATCACCGGGCCCAACGCGGGAGGCAAAACCATCTCCCTCAAGACCACCGGCCTCCTTCACCTCATGGCCCTGGCGGGGATTCCGGTGCCGGCGGCCTCCACTTCGTCGTTCCCCCTGATCTCCGACCTCCTGGTGGACATCGGCGACGAGCAGTCCATCGAGCAGAGCCTTTCCACCTTCTCGGCCCACGTCTCCAACATCGCCGGCATCCTGGAGCGGGCCGACCGCCGCACCGTGGTGCTGCTGGACGAACTGGGCACCGGCACCGAGCCGGTCCAGGGGGCGGCCATCTCCTGCGCCGTCCTGGCCGACCTGCAGGACAAGGGGGCGCTGGTCATCGCCACCACCCACCTGACCGACATCGTGGGCTTCGTCCACAAACGGGACGGCATGGTCAACGCTTCCATGGAGTTCGACCGCCAGACCCTCACCCCCCTCTACCGTCTCACCGTGGGCGAGCCGGGCCAGTCCCACGCCCTGGAGATCGCTCGCCGGTATGGCCTTCCCGACCGGGTCGTGGCCGTGGCCACCGGCATGCTCTCTCGCATGGAGACTGAATTCCACGAACTGCTGGCCGAGCTCAAGGACCAGCGCCGGCGCCACGAAGAGGCCCTGGCCGAGGCGGAACGGCTCCGGCGCGATGCCGAGGAGAAGGCCCGCATCGCCCGCGAGCGGCTGGCCGAGGCCGAGACCCGGCGGCGCGAGGCAACCGAGAAGGCCCTCCAGGAGGCAAAGGAGATCGTCCGGGCCGCCCGGCGCGACGTGAACGCCATCATCGAGGAAGCCCGCAGGGAGAAGAGCAGGGAGGCCCGGAAGAAGATCGACGAGGCCGAGGCCGCGGTGGAGGCGAAGCTCCAGGAGTTCCACCCCGAGGAGACCCTTTCCCTGGATGCCGTCCGCGAGGGCGACACTGTCTTCGTCAAGGCCATCGGCCACGACGGCACCGTCACCGCCGTGGACCGCCGGACCGGCCGGCTCCGGGTGCGGGCCGGCGCCATGGAACTGGAAGTGGCGGCCACGGACGTTTCCCCGCGCCGGGGCAAGGCCACCGAGGCCAAAATCCGCACCGGCTCGGGCAGAAGACCGGCGCCGGATGCGGAGACCCCCCGCGAAATCAACCTGATCGGCCTGCGAGTGGACGACGCCCTGGCGCGGTTGGAGCCCTTCCTGAACCACGCCTCCCTGGAAGGATACGGCGAGCTGCGGATTGTCCACGGCAAGGGGACCGGCGCCCTGATGCGGGCTGTGCGCGAATACCTTGACGGTCACCCCCTGGTGCGCGAGTTTCGTCCCGGCGAGCCCTTCGAAGGTGGCGAGGGCGCCACGGTGGTGACGCTGCGGTAA
- a CDS encoding B12-binding domain-containing radical SAM protein, with amino-acid sequence MNVLLVYPRYPDSFWSFRHALKFVGKKAAFPPLGLLTVAALFPDTWQARLIDQNVREVTDADLARADLIFVSAMTIQRDAVREILCRCRQLGVTTVAGGPLFTTAPEEFPEADHLVLNEAELTLPRFLDDLAMDRAQRIYTTEARADVTRTPLPRWDILDIRDYAAMNIQYSRGCPFDCEFCDITRLFGRRPRTKGREQLTAELDSLHARGWQGGVFFVDDNFIGDRAKLKREVLPAMVDWQEQRRRPFSFFTESSIDLADDPELMGLMVRAGFTEVFVGIETPHDEGLHESGKVQNRNRDLLESVKRIQRAGLQVQGGFIVGFDSDPETIFERQIRFIQESGIVTAMVGMLTALRGTRLHRRLAQEGRLLRNASGNNTAIALNFVPRMPADALVGGYRKILDTIYAPRHYYRRVITFLTEYRTPPGGFQPNPARLRAFLASVVLLGVIGRERLYYWKLFFWSLARRPRLFPLAITLAIYGFHFRKVAESIGATGMFEEQECVE; translated from the coding sequence ATGAACGTTCTCCTCGTCTACCCCCGCTATCCGGATTCCTTCTGGAGCTTCCGCCACGCCCTGAAATTCGTCGGCAAGAAGGCCGCCTTCCCGCCCCTGGGGCTCCTTACCGTTGCCGCTCTCTTCCCCGACACCTGGCAGGCACGCCTGATTGACCAGAATGTCCGGGAAGTGACCGATGCCGATCTCGCCCGGGCCGATCTCATTTTCGTGAGCGCCATGACCATCCAGCGGGATGCGGTGCGGGAAATCCTCTGTCGCTGCCGGCAACTGGGGGTCACCACGGTGGCCGGGGGGCCCCTCTTCACTACCGCGCCGGAGGAGTTTCCCGAGGCGGACCACCTGGTGCTCAACGAGGCCGAGCTCACCCTCCCGCGGTTTCTGGACGACCTGGCCATGGACCGCGCCCAGCGTATCTATACTACCGAGGCACGGGCCGACGTGACCCGGACCCCGCTGCCACGGTGGGATATCCTGGACATCCGGGATTACGCGGCCATGAACATCCAGTATTCCCGGGGCTGCCCCTTTGACTGCGAGTTTTGCGACATCACCCGGCTCTTCGGCCGCAGGCCGCGCACCAAGGGCCGGGAGCAGTTGACGGCGGAACTGGACAGCCTCCATGCCCGCGGCTGGCAGGGGGGTGTTTTCTTCGTGGACGACAACTTCATCGGCGACCGGGCAAAGCTGAAACGGGAAGTGCTTCCCGCCATGGTCGACTGGCAGGAGCAGCGGAGACGGCCCTTCTCTTTCTTCACCGAGTCCTCCATCGACCTGGCCGACGATCCCGAGCTCATGGGGCTCATGGTGCGGGCGGGGTTCACGGAGGTCTTTGTGGGCATCGAGACCCCCCACGACGAGGGGCTCCACGAGAGCGGCAAGGTTCAGAACCGCAACCGCGACCTGCTGGAAAGCGTCAAACGGATCCAGCGGGCGGGACTCCAGGTGCAGGGAGGATTCATCGTCGGCTTTGACAGCGACCCGGAGACGATCTTCGAGCGGCAGATCCGCTTCATCCAGGAGAGCGGCATCGTGACCGCCATGGTCGGAATGCTCACCGCCCTGCGGGGGACCAGGCTTCACCGGCGTCTTGCACAGGAGGGACGGCTGCTGCGGAACGCCTCGGGCAACAATACCGCCATTGCCCTCAACTTCGTCCCCCGGATGCCGGCGGATGCGCTCGTCGGCGGTTACCGGAAAATTCTCGACACCATCTATGCCCCACGGCACTACTACCGCCGGGTCATCACCTTCCTCACGGAGTACCGGACCCCGCCGGGGGGGTTCCAGCCGAATCCGGCCCGACTGCGGGCGTTCCTGGCGTCGGTGGTGTTGCTGGGGGTGATCGGGAGGGAGCGCCTCTACTACTGGAAACTCTTCTTCTGGTCACTGGCGCGGCGGCCACGGCTCTTTCCCCTGGCGATCACCCTGGCCATCTACGGCTTTCACTTCCGAAAGGTGGCGGAGAGCATCGGTGCCACCGGCATGTTCGAGGAACAGGAATGCGTCGAGTGA
- a CDS encoding class I SAM-dependent methyltransferase produces MNQDPTGEYIRTITSHCDLRGAEVLEVGCGAGRITRDLARHAARVVAVDPDERALAQARAAVTAANVSFLPMPDGVLSFPPASFDIVIYTLSFHHVPLHQMDESLATAAGLVRPGGAVVVVEPGEGGSFTEAKERFGAGSGDERPAQEAAIRAMHALPGWTVGDTVHFRVGFLFTDEDDFISSKLPGFAEQPAAYQQEVRAFLASHRTPEGIVLDAGRRLNVLRRR; encoded by the coding sequence ATGAACCAAGACCCCACCGGCGAGTACATCCGCACCATCACCAGCCACTGTGACCTGCGGGGCGCAGAGGTCCTCGAAGTGGGCTGCGGCGCCGGCCGCATCACCCGCGACCTGGCGCGCCACGCCGCCCGGGTTGTGGCCGTTGACCCGGACGAACGCGCCCTGGCACAGGCCCGGGCCGCCGTCACCGCCGCCAACGTCAGCTTCCTCCCCATGCCCGACGGCGTCCTCAGCTTCCCCCCTGCCTCCTTCGACATCGTCATCTACACCCTTTCCTTCCACCATGTTCCCCTCCATCAAATGGACGAAAGCCTCGCCACCGCCGCCGGCCTTGTGCGCCCCGGCGGCGCCGTGGTCGTGGTGGAGCCGGGCGAGGGGGGCTCCTTCACCGAAGCCAAGGAACGCTTCGGCGCCGGCAGCGGCGACGAACGCCCCGCCCAGGAGGCCGCCATCCGCGCCATGCACGCCCTCCCCGGCTGGACCGTGGGGGACACGGTTCACTTCCGGGTCGGCTTCCTCTTCACGGACGAAGACGACTTCATCAGCTCCAAACTCCCCGGCTTTGCCGAACAACCCGCAGCGTATCAACAGGAGGTGCGGGCTTTCCTCGCTTCGCATCGCACCCCGGAGGGCATCGTCCTCGACGCCGGCCGACGGCTCAATGTGCTGCGGAGGAGGTAA
- a CDS encoding toxin-antitoxin system TumE family protein gives MNATLLLNGRHILSDNAFVEMVVWRVPSPLSGSAHSFKYRLAFIVGGLCALRYDNEAGNGDHKHIGEKELPYRFTTPQDLLDDFWKDVDEWRS, from the coding sequence ATGAATGCAACGCTCTTGCTGAACGGACGTCATATCCTATCTGACAATGCGTTTGTTGAGATGGTGGTGTGGCGTGTGCCGTCGCCCCTTTCCGGCAGCGCCCATTCTTTCAAGTACCGCCTGGCCTTTATTGTCGGTGGCCTGTGCGCGCTGCGTTATGACAATGAGGCTGGCAATGGCGATCACAAACACATTGGCGAAAAAGAACTACCGTATCGTTTCACCACACCACAGGATCTGCTGGACGATTTCTGGAAAGATGTGGACGAATGGAGGTCCTGA
- a CDS encoding transcriptional regulator — translation MRTVTLEISSREKISQRFLRAFEGKPQGDVISFESPELLFRVISGKRWDLLKIMTGAGPMTIREAARRMKRDVKAVHTDVHVLLNAGILQKTEEGLIVFPFDAVHVDFMLNAA, via the coding sequence ATGCGTACCGTAACACTGGAAATTTCTTCCCGCGAAAAAATTAGTCAAAGATTCTTGCGGGCATTCGAAGGCAAACCTCAGGGGGATGTCATCAGCTTCGAGTCGCCGGAACTCCTGTTCAGGGTCATTTCGGGCAAACGCTGGGACCTGCTTAAAATTATGACCGGCGCGGGGCCCATGACGATCCGCGAGGCGGCGCGCCGGATGAAAAGGGATGTGAAGGCGGTCCATACCGATGTGCACGTGCTGCTCAACGCCGGGATACTACAGAAAACCGAGGAAGGCCTGATTGTCTTCCCCTTTGATGCGGTGCATGTGGATTTTATGCTGAATGCGGCGTGA
- a CDS encoding RNA-directed DNA polymerase: protein MTRAVEGNTNFNALPNARAEVRSSGRFLLNADVSKCYHTIYTHSLPWALHTKPVAKNNQKWPPAGGKPPLVGNGLDLWSRNLQDAQTIGLPVGPDTSFVLAEALLSAVDQLVASKIAGARGFRFVDDYEFVCDTLEQAEQVLSVLQWALAEFELSLNPKKTTIKELPTALDTTWVNAFCELEFAAESPKLQRQLTRYFTDAFELTCKFPGDPVLKYAAARLPDNPPDDAAANLIQRLSLQAACVDSGTLQHTLRSFWDHRSAGRDLDLVALKRALDFIVQRHALLGHSSEVAWCIWAADVFTVQLSTSSANCIGNMVDDVVALTALDGIQKGAFETPPNTNNWEYIINNTSLKEEHWLLLFEAIGQGWLPPPVGGDPALADPFFNHLRTQDVRFYDTAATLDIPEPPGPDTY, encoded by the coding sequence ATGACCAGGGCGGTAGAAGGAAATACAAATTTCAATGCCCTTCCTAATGCCCGTGCCGAGGTTCGTTCTTCGGGGCGCTTCCTCCTCAACGCGGACGTATCGAAGTGCTACCACACTATATACACTCACAGCCTACCATGGGCGTTACACACTAAGCCCGTAGCAAAGAACAACCAAAAATGGCCTCCCGCTGGAGGAAAACCTCCTTTGGTCGGCAACGGACTTGACCTATGGTCAAGGAACCTGCAAGACGCACAAACTATTGGCCTCCCAGTCGGACCGGACACCTCCTTTGTACTTGCCGAAGCACTTCTGTCTGCAGTAGATCAACTAGTTGCGTCAAAAATCGCCGGTGCGCGCGGCTTTAGGTTTGTTGATGACTACGAGTTCGTATGTGACACACTTGAACAAGCTGAACAGGTTCTATCCGTTCTTCAATGGGCACTCGCAGAGTTCGAGTTGAGTCTCAACCCCAAGAAAACAACTATCAAGGAACTTCCAACGGCACTGGATACCACATGGGTAAACGCCTTCTGTGAATTAGAGTTCGCCGCCGAGTCTCCGAAATTACAACGGCAACTTACTCGGTACTTTACGGATGCCTTCGAATTGACATGCAAGTTCCCAGGTGATCCAGTCCTTAAGTACGCTGCAGCTCGATTGCCGGACAATCCACCCGATGATGCGGCGGCAAACTTAATCCAGCGTCTGTCCCTACAGGCGGCTTGCGTAGATTCAGGCACACTTCAACATACATTACGTTCCTTTTGGGATCACCGGTCCGCTGGTCGAGATCTCGATCTAGTCGCCTTGAAAAGAGCTTTAGATTTTATTGTCCAGAGACATGCCCTTCTAGGTCATAGCAGTGAGGTCGCATGGTGTATATGGGCAGCCGACGTATTTACTGTCCAGCTTTCCACATCTTCTGCCAACTGCATCGGAAATATGGTTGATGACGTAGTTGCACTGACCGCATTGGATGGAATCCAAAAAGGGGCATTTGAAACTCCGCCAAATACAAACAATTGGGAATACATCATCAACAACACAAGCCTGAAAGAAGAACACTGGCTACTATTATTCGAGGCCATTGGGCAAGGTTGGCTTCCCCCACCAGTTGGAGGGGATCCAGCACTCGCAGACCCCTTTTTCAATCACCTTCGTACTCAAGATGTCAGATTCTATGATACTGCTGCAACCCTTGATATCCCTGAACCACCGGGTCCGGACACCTATTGA
- a CDS encoding toll/interleukin-1 receptor domain-containing protein, with protein MLPSTITRNVIFISHATPEDNDFTIWLASRLQAEGFEVWIDKQALVGGEKFWQEIDQVIRHKAVKFLLVYSENICYQKQRGILKNGVAKEISMAEGIATTNGLKDFMILLNVDGSEYNLFIGADTLNQVPFYENWAGGYSQLRKKFKKEGLEPTGSPVGDFSKWYEDEYVIHHGIENLHEIYYDCWWPIPELPESFFVYIFPNNVVASQVHQRSKYPTGKASNILASFYDTSEFEVEIDGQLERIPFTAKHEIKVSDVIARTVRLGFPGTRDVENYFRSLLQRTFHLIMKERHLHWYEMANMKQAYFFSAKSHPKIKFEYPHRATKAGKSKVIFGKHLSSFWHYALSAKPIITPQLAFGLKSHIVFTTDGVKLWDDKAKMHTARRRKGRLMFNEEWRDLLFAFLHALCQGGTTVNIMLNPTFELALKPWTNTYHSDFGYIEPKGQDRHDILAAEYEYQDREDIDPDEVANV; from the coding sequence TTGTTACCTTCTACTATTACAAGAAATGTCATATTCATCAGCCACGCAACCCCGGAAGACAATGATTTCACCATTTGGCTTGCCTCAAGACTGCAAGCCGAGGGGTTTGAGGTTTGGATTGATAAACAGGCTCTCGTTGGTGGCGAAAAGTTCTGGCAGGAAATTGACCAGGTAATTCGACACAAGGCTGTCAAGTTCCTGCTGGTCTACAGTGAGAACATCTGTTACCAGAAGCAACGCGGTATCCTCAAAAATGGGGTCGCTAAAGAAATAAGCATGGCGGAGGGCATTGCCACAACAAACGGACTCAAAGATTTCATGATTCTCCTCAACGTCGATGGTTCCGAATACAACCTTTTTATCGGAGCGGATACCCTCAACCAGGTTCCTTTCTACGAAAACTGGGCTGGCGGCTATTCCCAGCTGCGGAAGAAGTTCAAAAAGGAAGGGCTAGAGCCGACAGGCTCCCCTGTAGGCGATTTTTCCAAGTGGTATGAGGATGAGTATGTCATCCACCATGGCATCGAGAACCTACACGAAATTTATTACGACTGCTGGTGGCCGATTCCCGAACTCCCCGAATCCTTTTTCGTCTATATCTTCCCGAACAACGTGGTTGCATCACAGGTGCACCAGAGGTCCAAATATCCCACAGGCAAAGCTTCCAACATCCTCGCTTCCTTTTACGACACATCAGAATTTGAAGTCGAAATAGATGGGCAACTCGAAAGGATCCCCTTTACGGCCAAGCATGAAATCAAGGTCAGTGATGTCATCGCCAGAACCGTCCGATTGGGTTTCCCCGGCACACGGGATGTCGAAAACTATTTCCGGTCCTTACTGCAGAGAACCTTCCACCTCATCATGAAAGAGCGTCATCTTCACTGGTATGAAATGGCAAACATGAAGCAGGCGTATTTTTTCTCGGCAAAGAGTCATCCAAAAATCAAATTCGAATATCCTCACCGTGCTACCAAGGCAGGAAAGAGCAAGGTCATCTTCGGCAAGCATCTAAGCAGCTTCTGGCATTACGCCCTTTCTGCGAAGCCGATAATTACCCCGCAGTTGGCTTTCGGCCTCAAGTCCCATATCGTGTTTACCACCGATGGCGTGAAGTTGTGGGACGACAAAGCCAAGATGCACACGGCCAGAAGGCGGAAGGGGCGTTTGATGTTTAACGAGGAGTGGCGGGACTTGCTCTTTGCGTTCCTGCATGCCCTCTGCCAGGGAGGGACAACGGTGAACATCATGCTGAATCCGACCTTTGAACTGGCCCTGAAACCGTGGACCAACACCTATCACTCGGATTTCGGATATATCGAGCCAAAAGGTCAGGACAGGCACGATATCCTGGCGGCGGAATATGAGTATCAAGACAGGGAAGATATTGACCCCGACGAGGTGGCAAATGTCTGA
- a CDS encoding IS3 family transposase ISGsu7 yields the protein MEKDVSVSGAAEGERSSTGAAPEVKRWSANRKKEVVLRLMRGEPIDALSRELGIEIYRLEEWHQKALQGIESALKAREGDPLAAELDAAFKRIGEITMENELLREKARRAHPLAQRRSKK from the coding sequence ATGGAAAAGGATGTCAGTGTCTCCGGTGCGGCGGAAGGAGAGCGTAGCTCGACTGGAGCAGCACCGGAAGTCAAACGTTGGAGCGCCAACCGCAAAAAGGAGGTTGTCCTGCGGTTGATGCGCGGTGAACCAATCGATGCCTTGTCCCGTGAGTTGGGCATCGAAATCTATCGCCTGGAAGAGTGGCATCAGAAAGCACTCCAGGGGATAGAATCTGCTCTCAAGGCTCGTGAAGGTGATCCGTTGGCAGCGGAACTCGATGCAGCCTTCAAGCGCATCGGTGAGATCACCATGGAAAACGAGCTACTGCGGGAGAAAGCGAGGCGTGCCCACCCTTTGGCCCAGAGGAGATCGAAGAAATGA
- a CDS encoding IS3 family transposase gives MSATISPATGKAYGVQRVCLAWGVPRSSFYSRAGRKTLPAVLLKRGPKTPLSDDEVLSLIRTDLETSPFVGEGHRKVWGRLRFVKGIKVGRKRVLRLMRENNLLSPHRVVQGQPKDHAGKIITAAPNVMWGTDGTKIFTLEEGWCWLFTAVEHWNAECVGWHVTKNGDRFAALQPLAMGIKARFGSVGAAAARGLALRMDHGSQYLSEHFQNQIKFWGIAPSFSFVAEPQTNGVTERFNRTIKEQVIYGRHYRTIEEVRMAVADFMDRYNRLWLVEKLGFRSPRQAFEEYQLKKAA, from the coding sequence ATGAGTGCTACGATCTCCCCTGCCACCGGTAAAGCCTATGGCGTTCAGCGCGTCTGCCTTGCCTGGGGAGTGCCCCGCTCGTCGTTCTATAGCCGTGCAGGCAGAAAAACATTGCCTGCTGTACTGCTCAAGCGTGGTCCAAAAACACCGCTCTCTGACGACGAGGTACTTTCTCTCATCCGGACCGACCTGGAGACATCCCCCTTTGTCGGCGAAGGGCACCGTAAGGTCTGGGGACGACTACGCTTCGTCAAAGGGATAAAAGTCGGCCGCAAACGAGTGTTGCGTCTCATGCGGGAGAACAATCTGCTCTCCCCTCACCGGGTTGTTCAGGGACAGCCCAAGGACCACGCCGGCAAGATCATCACGGCGGCCCCCAACGTCATGTGGGGTACCGATGGCACCAAGATCTTCACCCTGGAAGAAGGGTGGTGCTGGTTGTTTACCGCCGTCGAGCATTGGAATGCCGAGTGCGTCGGTTGGCATGTGACCAAGAATGGCGACCGGTTTGCCGCATTGCAGCCGCTCGCCATGGGAATCAAGGCCCGTTTCGGCTCGGTCGGTGCCGCTGCTGCTCGAGGGTTGGCACTGAGGATGGATCACGGCAGCCAATACCTCTCAGAGCATTTCCAGAATCAGATCAAGTTCTGGGGAATTGCCCCAAGTTTCTCATTTGTTGCCGAACCGCAGACCAACGGGGTGACGGAACGGTTTAATCGGACTATCAAAGAGCAGGTCATCTATGGCCGCCATTACCGCACAATCGAAGAAGTAAGGATGGCAGTAGCTGACTTCATGGATCGTTACAACCGGCTGTGGCTGGTTGAAAAGCTCGGGTTCAGAAGCCCACGACAGGCTTTCGAGGAGTATCAACTCAAGAAGGCTGCGTGA